From Natator depressus isolate rNatDep1 chromosome 7, rNatDep2.hap1, whole genome shotgun sequence, the proteins below share one genomic window:
- the ANKRD1 gene encoding ankyrin repeat domain-containing protein 1, with protein sequence MMMLKVEELVTGKKSDSKETVDFLPEDFKNGEYETAVRLEKQEDLKTLSKHSLTRGNLTYEKEKKQQAELKKKKLEERPKLENLQDLEKIIQLKKRKKCTKMKVPVLKEPEPEVISGPVDIPTFLKAALENKLPVIERYLSDKGDPDACDKYQRTALHRACSEGHLTLVEKLVEAGAQLEFQDMLESTALHWACRGGSLEVLKFLLNKGINRNARDKLLSTPLHVAVRTGQYECAEHLIACEADLNAKDREGDTPLHDAVRLNRYKMIRLLIMYGANLHIRNCEKKTPMDLVLQWQNGTKEIFNSLKKNSHINTF encoded by the exons ATGATGATGCTGAAAGTAGAGGAGCTG GTGACAGGGAAGAAGAGTGACAGTAAAGAGACTGTAGATTTCCTCCCAGAGGACTTCAAAAATGGAGAGTACGAAACTGCTGTAAGATTAGAGAAACAAGAGGACCTTAAAACACTCTCTAAGCACTCCCTGACCCGaggaaacctgacctatgaaaaggagaaaaagcaaCAGGCAGAG CTCAAGAAGAAAAAGTTAGAGGAGAGACCAAAACTTGAAAACTTGCAAGATCTTGAAAAAATTATTCagctgaagaaaaggaaaaaatgcacaaaaatgaaGGTGCCTGTTTTAAAGGAACCTGAACCAGAAGTTATT TCAGGACCAGTGGACAtacctacatttttaaaagctgcaCTGGAGAATAAATTGCCAGTAATTGAAAGATACCTGTCAGACAAAGGGGATCCAGATGCTTGTGATAAG TACCAACGCACTGCATTGCACAGGGCATGCTCAGAAGGACATCTGACGCTGGTGGAAAAGTTAGTGGAAGCTGGAGCCCAACTTGAGTTCCAAGACATG CTTGAATCTACTGCTCTTCACTGGGCATGTCGTGGGGGAAGCCTGGAAGTTCTGAAATTCCTGCTCAACAAAGGAATAAACAGAAACGCCAGAGACAAG TTGCTCAGTACACCTTTGCACGTAGCTGTGAGGACGGGTCAGTATGAATGTGCTGAGCACCTCATTGCCTGTGAAGCAGACCTCAATGCCAAAGACAGA gaaGGAGATACACCACTTCATGATGCAGTGAGGCTGAATCGTTATAAAATGATTAGACTCCTGATTATGTATGGAGCAAATCTACATATAAGGAACTGT GAAAAGAAAACCCCTATGGATCTTGTTCTTCAGTGGCAGAATGGCACCAAAGAGATATTCAACAGCCTTAAAAAGAACTCCCATATAAACACATTCTGA